One genomic window of Cyanobacteriota bacterium includes the following:
- the hpt gene encoding hypoxanthine phosphoribosyltransferase, translating into MIAKSKIQVLYSKQELRARVKELAEQISSDYKDSNNLILIGVLKGAFVFLADLMREISVDCQVEFIRLSSYDQGTTSSGKVKSIDLTLPDLTDKDVLIVEDIIDSGRTAKFLVDFFKTQNARTIKLATLFDKPSRRIKELQEIKADYTCFEIEDKFILGYGLDFEQKYRDLPYVGFIE; encoded by the coding sequence ATGATTGCAAAATCCAAGATCCAGGTTTTATATTCAAAACAGGAGCTACGTGCCAGAGTCAAAGAATTGGCTGAACAAATCTCGTCAGACTATAAAGACAGCAACAACTTGATTCTTATTGGTGTACTCAAAGGAGCTTTTGTTTTTCTAGCTGACTTGATGAGAGAGATTAGCGTTGACTGTCAGGTAGAATTTATCCGTCTCTCGAGTTACGACCAAGGCACCACCAGCTCAGGCAAAGTTAAATCTATAGACCTGACCTTGCCTGATCTTACAGACAAAGATGTCCTCATAGTTGAAGACATTATTGACTCTGGAAGAACGGCCAAGTTTTTGGTTGACTTTTTTAAAACGCAAAACGCAAGAACTATCAAACTAGCGACTCTCTTTGATAAACCATCCAGAAGAATCAAAGAACTTCAAGAAATCAAAGCAGACTACACCTGTTTTGAAATTGAAGACAAATTTATTTTGGGCTATGGATTAGATTTTGAGCAGAAGTATCGGGATTTGCCTTATGTTGGGTTCATTGAATAA